One segment of Pseudomonas asgharzadehiana DNA contains the following:
- a CDS encoding phage holin family protein: protein MSIDESGSSTGTRSTSRRLGAAVLGLLHSHVELFGIELQEQKARTVSLLLFAGLALVFALLLLVGLSTLVMILVWDTGYRLTGIICLCVFYTLAAAFCGVRLKAAVFDESTPFHATLEELANDRERLLP, encoded by the coding sequence ATGTCTATCGACGAAAGCGGCTCGTCCACGGGCACACGTTCTACCTCACGACGCCTGGGCGCGGCCGTTCTAGGGCTGCTGCACAGCCACGTCGAATTGTTTGGCATCGAACTGCAGGAACAAAAGGCGCGTACCGTCAGCCTGCTGCTGTTTGCAGGCCTGGCGCTGGTGTTTGCCCTGCTGTTGCTGGTGGGGTTGTCGACGCTGGTAATGATTCTGGTATGGGACACCGGCTATCGCCTCACCGGGATCATCTGTCTATGCGTGTTTTATACCCTCGCCGCCGCGTTCTGCGGGGTGCGCCTGAAGGCGGCGGTGTTCGATGAATCCACGCCCTTCCACGCCACGCTCGAAGAGCTGGCCAATGATCGGGAGCGCCTGCTGCCATGA
- a CDS encoding DUF883 family protein → MARKTAQTAQEILMADFQTLVSDTEKLLDDTAILAGDQADELRSKIHESLLKARETLQLTEDSLRERGQAAVTATEDYVQANPWQAVGIAAGVGFLIGLLATRR, encoded by the coding sequence ATGGCCAGAAAAACAGCACAGACCGCGCAGGAAATATTGATGGCGGATTTTCAAACCCTGGTCAGTGACACCGAAAAGTTGCTGGACGACACCGCGATCCTGGCCGGTGACCAGGCCGACGAACTGCGCAGCAAGATCCATGAAAGCCTGCTCAAAGCCCGCGAAACCCTGCAACTGACCGAAGACTCCCTGCGCGAACGCGGCCAGGCAGCGGTAACCGCCACTGAAGATTACGTGCAGGCCAACCCTTGGCAGGCGGTGGGCATTGCCGCTGGCGTGGGGTTTCTGATCGGCCTGCTGGCTACAAGGCGCTAA
- a CDS encoding ammonium transporter, producing MENLQSAVDTLVHSSNTLFILIGAVMVLAMHAGFAFLEVGTVRQKNQVNALSKILSDFAISTLAYFFIGYWISYGVSFMQPAAVISADHGYGLVKFFFLLTFAAAIPAIISGGIAERAKFAPQLCATALIVAFIYPFFEGMVWNGNFGLQAWLLAAFGASFHDFAGSVVVHAMGGWLALAAVLLLGPRNGRYREGRLVAFAPSSIPFLALGSWILIVGWFGFNVMSAQTLSGVSGLVAVNSLMAMVGGTVAALVIGRNDPGFLHNGPLAGLVAICAGSDLMHPVGALVTGVVAGGLFVWCFIAAQDRWKLDDVLGVWPLHGLCGVWGGIACGIFGQTALGGLGGVSLISQLIGTGLGVAVAFGGGLLVYGVIKRASGLRLSQEQEYYGADLSIHKIGAVSQD from the coding sequence ATGGAAAATTTGCAAAGCGCGGTGGACACTCTGGTCCACAGCTCCAACACCCTGTTTATCCTGATCGGTGCGGTCATGGTACTGGCCATGCACGCCGGCTTCGCGTTCCTCGAAGTCGGCACGGTGCGCCAGAAAAACCAAGTCAACGCCCTGTCCAAGATCCTCAGCGACTTCGCCATCTCCACCCTGGCCTATTTCTTTATAGGCTATTGGATCTCGTACGGCGTGAGCTTCATGCAACCGGCGGCCGTGATCAGCGCCGACCACGGTTACGGTTTGGTGAAGTTCTTCTTCCTGCTGACGTTTGCCGCAGCGATCCCGGCGATTATTTCCGGAGGCATTGCCGAGCGTGCAAAATTCGCCCCGCAGCTGTGTGCCACTGCGTTGATCGTGGCGTTTATCTACCCGTTCTTTGAAGGCATGGTCTGGAACGGCAATTTCGGCCTGCAAGCCTGGTTGCTTGCCGCCTTTGGTGCCAGTTTCCATGACTTCGCAGGTTCCGTGGTGGTGCACGCCATGGGCGGCTGGCTGGCGCTGGCGGCGGTGTTGCTGCTCGGCCCGCGCAATGGGCGCTACCGCGAAGGGCGCCTGGTGGCCTTTGCACCGTCGAGTATTCCGTTCCTGGCGCTGGGGTCGTGGATCCTCATCGTCGGCTGGTTCGGCTTTAACGTGATGAGTGCGCAGACCCTGAGCGGCGTCAGCGGGCTGGTGGCGGTCAACTCGTTGATGGCCATGGTCGGTGGCACCGTCGCCGCGCTGGTGATCGGCCGCAATGACCCAGGCTTTCTACATAACGGTCCGCTGGCCGGGCTGGTGGCGATCTGCGCCGGTTCCGACTTGATGCATCCGGTGGGCGCGCTGGTGACCGGTGTGGTCGCCGGCGGCTTGTTTGTGTGGTGTTTTATTGCGGCCCAGGATCGCTGGAAGCTCGACGACGTGCTGGGCGTATGGCCGCTGCACGGTTTGTGCGGCGTATGGGGTGGCATCGCCTGCGGCATCTTTGGCCAGACGGCGCTGGGCGGGTTGGGCGGCGTGAGCCTGATCAGCCAGTTGATCGGCACCGGCCTGGGCGTAGCCGTGGCGTTTGGCGGCGGCCTGCTGGTGTACGGTGTGATCAAGCGCGCAAGCGGGCTGCGCCTGAGCCAGGAGCAGGAGTACTACGGCGCGGACCTGTCGATCCACAAGATCGGCGCGGTCAGTCAGGATTGA
- a CDS encoding cation:proton antiporter, which yields MLVFANLLIILASSLVVIALFRRLQLPPVLGYLCVGLAVGPTALDWVNDSEELPDLAELGVVFLLFSLGLEFSLTKMLALRRVVFGLGSLQVLGCAVLLGGMLMALGVAPGIALLLGAGLALSSTAIVSKELTSLGEIFSSHGQNAIGVLLFQDVVAVLLLTLVPVFAGSSDHAWYWALPLTLGKTGVLFVGLLLASRWLLPRLFHEVAASHSAELFVLLALVIVLLTAWLTHLLGLSPALGAFLAGMLLGESHYRHQIEADIRPFRDILLGLFFVSIGMLIDLQLFLSHGLLILGLTLTLMLIKGAVVAVLVKLRGSDSETAWRSGLALAQGGEFCFALMAQMQQSQLIPDQFNGVLLAATFCSMLLTPLLLRAAPAIALRLHRKPNQQVQLEAITALNAQLHGHAVICGYGRVGQSIGRFLHRERQAFIALDDDPERVQEAATEDSSVHYGDCRRGALLSAVGLERARLVVIAVDNSDVALLVLKEARRINPDVPILVRTRDDSQLAELKAAGASEVVPELLESSLMLASHALILLGLPDQQVQARVDEVRQTRYRLLHGFYSHPGNDDEAPINPD from the coding sequence ATGCTCGTGTTTGCCAACCTGCTGATCATTCTGGCCTCCTCCCTGGTGGTGATTGCGCTGTTTCGCCGGCTGCAACTGCCTCCCGTGCTGGGCTACCTGTGTGTGGGCCTGGCCGTGGGGCCGACGGCTCTGGATTGGGTGAATGACAGCGAAGAGCTGCCCGACCTCGCGGAGTTGGGCGTGGTGTTCCTGCTGTTTTCCCTGGGTTTGGAGTTTTCCCTGACCAAGATGCTGGCCCTGCGCCGCGTCGTATTCGGCCTGGGCAGTTTGCAAGTGCTGGGTTGCGCGGTGCTGCTGGGCGGTATGTTGATGGCCTTGGGCGTGGCGCCAGGCATCGCCTTGCTGCTCGGTGCGGGGCTGGCGTTGTCGTCTACGGCCATCGTCAGCAAGGAGCTGACCAGCCTCGGGGAAATCTTCAGCAGCCATGGCCAGAATGCGATCGGCGTGCTGCTGTTCCAGGACGTGGTGGCCGTGTTGCTGCTGACCCTGGTGCCCGTGTTTGCCGGCAGCAGTGACCACGCCTGGTACTGGGCCTTGCCGCTGACCCTGGGTAAAACCGGGGTGCTGTTCGTGGGCCTGCTGCTGGCCAGTCGCTGGTTGTTACCGCGCCTGTTTCACGAAGTCGCCGCGTCCCATTCGGCCGAGCTGTTTGTGCTGTTGGCGCTGGTGATTGTGTTGTTGACCGCCTGGCTCACGCACTTGCTCGGCCTGTCTCCGGCCCTTGGTGCGTTCCTGGCCGGCATGCTGCTCGGCGAAAGCCATTATCGCCACCAGATCGAAGCGGATATCCGACCGTTTCGCGACATCCTCCTGGGGCTGTTTTTCGTCAGTATCGGCATGCTCATCGACCTGCAGTTATTCCTAAGCCACGGCCTGCTGATCCTCGGCCTGACCCTCACCTTGATGCTTATCAAGGGCGCCGTGGTCGCCGTGCTGGTCAAGCTGCGCGGCAGCGACAGTGAAACCGCCTGGCGCAGCGGCCTGGCCCTGGCCCAGGGTGGTGAGTTCTGTTTTGCGCTGATGGCGCAGATGCAGCAGAGCCAACTGATTCCGGACCAGTTCAATGGCGTGCTGCTCGCCGCGACCTTCTGCTCGATGCTGCTGACTCCGCTGTTGTTGCGCGCCGCGCCGGCGATTGCCCTGCGCCTGCACCGCAAACCCAACCAACAGGTGCAACTGGAAGCAATCACCGCGCTCAACGCGCAGTTGCACGGGCATGCGGTGATCTGCGGCTATGGCCGTGTCGGGCAGTCCATCGGGCGTTTTCTGCACCGCGAGCGGCAGGCGTTTATCGCCCTGGATGACGACCCGGAACGGGTGCAGGAGGCGGCCACCGAAGACAGCAGCGTGCATTACGGCGACTGCCGCCGAGGCGCGCTGCTCAGTGCGGTGGGCCTGGAGCGCGCGCGGTTGGTGGTGATCGCCGTGGACAACAGCGATGTCGCCCTGCTGGTGTTGAAGGAGGCACGCCGAATCAACCCCGACGTGCCGATCCTGGTGCGTACCCGCGATGACAGCCAACTGGCTGAGCTGAAAGCCGCGGGCGCCAGTGAAGTGGTGCCCGAGTTGTTGGAGTCGAGCCTGATGCTCGCCTCCCACGCCTTGATCCTGCTGGGCCTGCCGGACCAACAGGTACAGGCCCGGGTCGATGAAGTGCGGCAAACCCGCTACCGCCTGCTGCACGGTTTTTACTCCCACCCCGGCAATGACGACGAGGCGCCGATCAATCCTGACTGA
- a CDS encoding glutaredoxin family protein has translation MLPECQLFGTLGCHLCEIAEAEIMPLVEHGLLVELVDITDPDDLTEAYGLRIPVLRRRDTGAELDWPFDTEQVVAFLR, from the coding sequence ATGCTTCCTGAATGCCAGCTGTTCGGCACCCTGGGTTGCCATCTGTGTGAGATTGCTGAAGCTGAAATCATGCCGCTCGTCGAACACGGACTGCTCGTTGAATTGGTCGACATCACCGACCCCGACGACCTGACCGAGGCCTATGGCCTAAGAATTCCGGTGCTTCGACGCAGGGACACGGGCGCGGAACTGGACTGGCCGTTCGACACTGAACAGGTTGTCGCCTTCCTTCGCTGA
- a CDS encoding pseudouridine synthase, which yields MSTSGFSASQHQASTLYLPPGRWATVLDCLCEHFPAVSRAHWLDRIARGRVLDISGSPIRQDLAYKEGLCIYYFREVPNEKVIPVQETILYADEHLVVADKPHFLPVTPAGEYVEQTLLRRLIRRLDNPSLVPLHRIDRHTAGLVLFSANPASRSAYQQLFPTRRIDKFYEAIAPALPGLTFPLVHKSRLVEGEPFFRMQEGEGASNTETAVQVREKHAGLWRYGLFPVTGKKHQLRVHMAALGASICNDPFYPQVIQDAVDDYANPLKLLAQGVRFVDPVTGQTRSFRSRITLDW from the coding sequence ATGTCCACTTCCGGTTTTTCCGCGTCCCAGCATCAAGCCAGCACGTTGTACTTGCCTCCAGGCCGTTGGGCGACGGTGCTCGACTGCCTGTGCGAACACTTCCCGGCCGTCAGCCGCGCACACTGGCTGGACCGCATCGCCCGCGGTCGGGTGCTGGATATCAGCGGCAGCCCGATCCGCCAGGACCTCGCGTACAAAGAGGGGCTGTGCATCTACTACTTCCGCGAAGTGCCGAACGAAAAGGTAATACCGGTTCAGGAAACCATCCTGTACGCCGATGAACACCTGGTGGTGGCGGACAAACCACACTTCTTGCCGGTGACGCCTGCCGGTGAGTATGTCGAGCAAACCCTGTTGCGCCGCCTCATCCGCCGCCTGGACAACCCCTCGCTGGTGCCGCTGCATCGCATCGACCGGCACACCGCCGGGTTGGTGCTGTTCTCGGCCAATCCAGCCAGTCGTTCGGCCTATCAGCAGCTGTTTCCCACACGCCGGATCGATAAATTCTACGAAGCCATCGCCCCGGCCCTGCCTGGGCTGACGTTCCCGTTGGTGCACAAAAGCCGCCTGGTGGAGGGCGAACCCTTTTTCCGCATGCAGGAAGGCGAAGGTGCCAGCAACACCGAAACGGCGGTGCAGGTGCGGGAAAAACACGCCGGCCTGTGGCGCTACGGCCTGTTCCCCGTGACCGGCAAGAAGCACCAGTTGCGCGTGCACATGGCCGCGCTCGGCGCGAGCATCTGCAACGACCCGTTCTACCCGCAGGTGATCCAGGACGCCGTGGACGACTACGCCAACCCCCTCAAACTGCTGGCCCAGGGCGTGCGATTTGTCGACCCGGTGACCGGTCAAACGCGCAGTTTCCGCAGCCGGATCACGCTCGACTGGTAA
- a CDS encoding YgdI/YgdR family lipoprotein, producing the protein MTQRTIAALMLALGLATLAGCASPTVITLNDGREIQAVDTPKYNEDSGFYEFEQLDGKRTRINKDQVRTVKDL; encoded by the coding sequence ATGACTCAACGGACCATCGCCGCTCTCATGCTTGCACTGGGCCTCGCTACCCTCGCCGGTTGCGCCTCGCCAACAGTGATCACCCTGAATGACGGTCGCGAAATCCAGGCCGTCGACACCCCGAAATACAACGAAGATTCGGGTTTCTATGAATTCGAACAACTGGACGGCAAGCGTACCCGTATCAACAAGGATCAGGTGCGTACCGTTAAAGACCTGTAA
- the mobA gene encoding molybdenum cofactor guanylyltransferase MobA — translation MSLDSSRLPCSILLLAGGRGQRMGGQDKGLVKWRGQPLIAHLQRLTRPLTDDLIISCNRNHDRYAPYADQLVSDDSPDFLGPLAGIRAGLAAARHSRLLVLPCDVPTIDADLLNALRDTLERNPLWPVMVRHGEFWEPLICIIPTYLRAEIEQAWHAGERSPRQIFLQLGGIGVECAADDPRLANLNTPELLHPRSDVSE, via the coding sequence ATGTCTCTTGATTCTTCGCGCCTGCCCTGTTCGATTCTGCTATTGGCCGGTGGCCGTGGCCAACGCATGGGGGGCCAGGATAAGGGCCTGGTGAAGTGGCGCGGCCAACCCCTGATCGCCCACTTGCAGCGCCTGACGCGCCCGCTGACAGACGACCTGATTATCTCGTGCAACCGCAATCACGACCGCTACGCCCCCTATGCCGATCAACTGGTGAGCGACGACAGCCCGGACTTCCTTGGCCCCCTCGCGGGCATCCGCGCCGGTTTGGCGGCGGCACGCCACTCGCGTCTGCTGGTACTGCCGTGTGATGTGCCGACTATTGACGCTGACTTACTCAACGCCCTGCGTGACACGCTGGAGCGCAACCCGCTGTGGCCGGTCATGGTGCGTCACGGCGAATTCTGGGAACCGTTGATCTGCATCATCCCGACCTACCTGCGCGCCGAGATAGAACAGGCTTGGCACGCCGGTGAGCGCAGCCCGCGCCAGATCTTCCTGCAACTGGGTGGCATCGGCGTGGAATGCGCGGCGGATGACCCACGCTTGGCCAACCTGAATACGCCTGAGCTGTTGCACCCAAGGTCCGACGTGTCAGAATGA